Genomic window (Cryptococcus deuterogattii R265 chromosome 7, complete sequence):
CCGAGGGGGTCTCCAGACCATCAGCAGGGACGTTGGCAGCAGGCTTttcaacttcctcctcctcctcctcctcttcttcctcctcttcagacTCCTCTTCGGATTCTATATCACGACTTGTGAGTATCCCGCATTATGTAACGGTGAGCCTAACATACCTTCTTCGACGTGCTCAATCTCACCCCAGAGACTTCGGTCCACTTCATTCTGATGCTGCGACACGATATTCAGCTGTGTTCCTCATGCATGTACAGCCCAACTCACAGCTATCTCAGCACCCTGCAGCACGCCAAAGACGTCACCATAAAGAGGTCGATTAAAGTCGTCCATGGGAGGTTTTCCCCATCCACCTGGATGGAAGCCCCACTGAGCACTGCGGGATTCTTTAGCCAGATCCGTTCATCTAATTATCACAACGTACCCCGGCGGAATAGGCGCATTGAGACCTCGAATACGAAGATTGGGATAGCTGGGTGGAGGACCGAATCGCTGCATGGCGATGAGCcaaggtggaggagctAAGGGGGGAATTGACAATGCTTCTATAAGTTCCTGGGATAATTCTCCAGGCTTCTTGGTTCGCAGATCAGTCTCAAGCTCCTTGCCTTCGTAGTAACTTCATTGTTATCACCCAGTTATTAGCCAAAGGATAAAGATTGCCCAGTTCAAACGTGCTTACGCTTCTCCAAATTTGCTCATGCTAGGTTTGCCCTGGTACTTGAAAAAGGCGTCATGCAATTTTTGGTAATCAATGTCAATCTTGCCCATTTTAGGTTGAACACGCTCTCGGGTCTTTTGTCGAAGACTTTGCTCCGCCTCTTTAGCCTTCACCGCATCACGCTGCTCCCCAATGCCCGTCTCCGCAATCCAGGCTAAATAGCGGGCCATCAGTGAGCtagcaaaaagaaaaaactCAACGGGATTATTACAtacaaggaaggagataCGGCGGCTTCTCGATACCCCTTTTGCCAGCCAGATAGTCTCTCTTAGCATTCCAATGGCCCGGAACCGGCACAGTACTAAGATAATCAGTATAAACCCCATGATTCATTACCAGAATACCCACTTGCGGTGAGATTTGAGGTTGACTAAAAGCCGCGGGTCCCGCGCATCACAATCATACCAATCTACAACCTCTGGCCTATCGACGAGTTGCTTCAGCTCGGCCACGGTCAATTTCTACACAGACGGCCCCAAGTCAGTCACATCAAAATGAGAACATTGAATTACAAAACTCACAGCGGCTTGTCTTCGCTGCCTTCGGGTCAAtccctcttgctcttgggCCCTCTTCACCGCAGTTTCCTTGGCTTCCTGgtcatcgtcctcttcgtctgaATAATAAACCTCTCCCTTGGCTGGTCCCGCAAATTGCTCGGCAGTTtcatccccctcctccccttgGAAATGGGCAAATATGTTGGAGAATGCTGCGAAGCGTGGGTCCGACGGATCAATTTCCAAGGTAGACAGATCTACAGTCGATGTTGTTGACTGTTAGACATCTTTTGTTAGTGTCGTGGCGATATAATTGTGGAAAACAAACCAACATACCTCAGCTTCGCTTTCTGTCTCAGTTGGAGTCTCGCTTATTCTGTTGCTTCCTTTTCCGGGCCCCCCACCCGCCTTTGCTTTCGCTTTTAGACGCTTGAGAGCACCCCTTGACTTAGCCGCAGATGATTTGATAGGCGTAGCCGCTGTTGTGTGAGGGCCCGTCCCATTTGTGGTTGTAGACGGTGTCGGCATTTCAAACAGTGAGGATGATACGTGGAATAAATCAACGAGAGTCAACAGTCGACTAGAAGATTGTAAAAATGATGAGCAGGACAAAGACAAACGAAGAAGCAGCGATGGCGCGGGCAGCTACTGCTGTGGATGATCATTTATTTAGGCATGTCATAGTTAGGTTTGAGCGCGTGAACTCATTATTTTTTCTCGGGCGCCTTTACCCCAGTTATTTTACGACCATATGGTCTaccttttttattttatcAAACTCCTGTACAAAACTACTTCCCGCCATGCACGCCGTACATGCATGCAGTTCGGTTGTCATTGCACTAACCGTTGTATGTTTTTTGTACAGAATATACTCTTTCATTTAACTATCTCTCCCATTGCCACTGGTGCACATACTCTCTGTCTTCGAAAATCATCCAGGCTCATCTGACAATGGTTAGCTTTTCAGCGCCGATATAATATCTCCCTTTTCAACAACACCATGTAACAAGCTATATAGTTGTTCTGCGCTCCATCCAGGGACATGCTTCCGAAAGTCTACATAAAGCCAGCGAGAGACCACATACACCATCCATTAATATACGGAATAAATGCTAACTGAAGCGTTTTAGCCTCCATGGACGTAAGACTGTTACAACATCAGATATAACATCATACTACTGAGCCACATTATAATGGTAATGTtccgccttcctcccaaTATACGTTTCCGTCTTCAGATTAATCTCGCTAATATTGCAACTCAACAGCTACATGAGATCCTTGGGCCACACAAATAACTTTGATGATACTCTGGTGGCGTACACTCAGTAACGGTAGGTAGACCCTATAGGAGCTCCCTCAGGACGCTCGTATTTGGAGATGATCCACCAAGCATGCAAAACCCCTAAATGGTAATCCGATCAGCATTAACCAACTTTAGTGTCAACCACAAAGCGCTATAAAGGCACATCTCCGATCTtggtatatatatatatatatatatatatatatatgaaCTTGGGCAATATCACTCACCAGGAATCCATCCAAGGATccaaagaaggatgttgatCCAAATATCCGCAGTGCATCCCCTCTTCATAAATCTAAGGTATCCATTAGATTGCAAGTCTTCAGCTCCTGATGGATAATAGCTTACACTGGCACAGGTGGAACGAACAAAGCCAGGAAATAAAGGAAAACATCTCCAGTAGCTATGATAGGTGATTAGAAACTACAGGAGCTTATTGAAAGTGGCGAGTTAAGGTGAATTGACCGCCTAGACTCACAGGAAGGCGGGCGAGCCATTATGAGTTAGCAGTCGTCTGTGAAGAGTGAGCTATGGTTTGAACGATGCTGGCAGAGATATTAGTGTCTGTCGCGTGAAGATGTTATGATGATGGGTTAATCCGACAAGAGTCCCCTACGTTAACAAAAACGGTATTGTTGGATGCTTGCACTGAACTTGAAAATAGGAGGGGTTGATGGGAAACGGATCCGGTTAGCATTTACTGTAATTCACATGCCTTAATATAGCCTTGATGCTTGCCGCTGTTACTCTTCACGCCAGAACTAAAAAGTATAAACAATTCGTCGCAATGACGTCATTTGGGAGTAGCCTCTGCTGTTACAGCAGTACTGCGTGGTATTATCTGGACAGAAAGCGGTTGACGCCcgcaacaacaacatccCGCCCCCACCCACCCTAAGGAATGTTGGGTCGCCTCGGAGACATGCCGAAGGTCCGATGAGGAGcgttttgtttttgacGGTTGTTTGACTACAGTCCGTACGTAGTTTGCATGGTTCCACCACCCAGCACTTTATGAAGTTAAGTCGAAAACATTTACAGCTAGTAATTTGGCCCCCGAAAGTAGTGATAATCGCTAGTGCTTATCCTAATTTACCAGCTTTAAAGTTACAAGGTCACATGCACTCTGGTGGATAAGAAAGATGAAACCAAAATAAGGGCGATGGGAGCCGAATAACTGGACGGAAAACTGGCGTAACCTCGGCTGGAAATGAACTCCCAACAATTTTGGTCTCCATTTTGTGCGCTAACCGGAATGGCCTGCTTTCATACGCACTGACATACATCAAATGTACAGTTGAGTATCCAAAAAACTGAACTATATGTATGAAGGACAATATATCTCTATCTTTGCTTAAATAGAAGAACGATGGACATAAAAGAGGATCAAGTCAGGCCTCAAATTTTCAAATTACAGATCTTTCACTTATGTCTAAACCCCTCCTGTCAAGGTTTACACTCCGTCGAAAACGGTATTACTGACCAGTTTGGGGGGCTTATGTCCAGCCTGACCTAGACGTGAGAGTA
Coding sequences:
- a CDS encoding splicing factor 3B subunit 2, producing the protein MPTPSTTTNGTGPHTTAATPIKSSAAKSRGALKRLKAKAKAGGGPGKGSNRISETPTETESEAESTTSTVDLSTLEIDPSDPRFAAFSNIFAHFQGEEGDETAEQFAGPAKGEVYYSDEEDDDQEAKETAVKRAQEQEGLTRRQRRQAAKLTVAELKQLVDRPEVVDWYDCDARDPRLLVNLKSHRNTVPVPGHWNAKRDYLAGKRGIEKPPYLLPSWIAETGIGEQRDAVKAKEAEQSLRQKTRERVQPKMGKIDIDYQKLHDAFFKYQGKPSMSKFGEAYYEGKELETDLRTKKPGELSQELIEALSIPPLAPPPWLIAMQRFGPPPSYPNLRIRGLNAPIPPGAQWGFHPGGWGKPPMDDFNRPLYGDVFGVLQGAEIAHQNEVDRSLWGEIEHVEEESEEESEEEEEEEEEEEEVEKPAANVPADGLETPSGLATPSGYNSVVSTVPGGLETPDFMDLRKNTRAQAEDVPSRPKELYQVIPERETTSRGIMGSSTAYDIGGASKGSGLAVLGAEDSGRKRKAGDVDISIDTDEELTQEQLRAKYEASKAQQNRVYVPGAEADRSGFDDVVSGEMKKRARKDEKRGKEKAEKFKF